In one window of Methanothermobacter sp. DNA:
- a CDS encoding (Fe-S)-binding protein, with translation MPRDRSLRERVTELLPGYNCGICGYARCDEYASALLKGRTEIDRCHFMYQELFTDNLKKLQEILKEENLLPEEKKVVGVLDGYEADFILKPLPDEGSCREVLFPFSRAELKKGDIIRYRPLGCPITHFAEILDENNGLITVHIVGPCHRLGSEDFEFRDVGVCLVGGFEGMIDGELPNIGDTVRFLPAHCMMQKVHSGVVVQLEGRRAIIEGIDLKVWAPPVRVR, from the coding sequence ATGCCAAGAGACAGATCACTCAGAGAAAGGGTTACAGAACTTCTTCCCGGATACAACTGCGGTATCTGCGGCTATGCAAGGTGCGATGAATATGCCTCCGCACTCCTCAAGGGGCGGACAGAGATCGACAGATGCCACTTCATGTACCAGGAGCTTTTTACAGACAACCTTAAGAAGCTCCAGGAGATCCTCAAGGAGGAGAACCTTCTACCAGAGGAGAAGAAGGTTGTGGGTGTCCTTGACGGTTACGAGGCAGATTTCATACTGAAGCCCCTCCCTGATGAGGGTTCATGCAGGGAGGTGCTCTTTCCATTTTCAAGGGCTGAGCTTAAAAAGGGGGATATAATCCGTTACAGACCCCTGGGGTGCCCCATAACCCACTTTGCAGAGATACTGGATGAGAACAACGGACTCATAACTGTCCACATCGTTGGGCCATGTCACCGCCTTGGCAGCGAGGACTTTGAGTTCAGGGACGTCGGGGTCTGCCTGGTGGGGGGCTTCGAGGGTATGATCGATGGGGAACTCCCCAACATCGGTGACACCGTGAGATTCCTCCCGGCCCACTGCATGATGCAGAAGGTCCACTCAGGGGTCGTGGTGCAGCTTGAAGGCAGGAGGGCCATCATAGAGGGCATAGACCTCAAGGTCTGGGCCCCTCCTGTGAGGGTCAGATGA
- a CDS encoding GTP-binding protein, with translation MRMVIVAGTPGSGKTAVLMHTLKSLKARGFNSSVVKIDCLYTDDDKKFEKIGVPTLVGLSMDMCPDHYAIYNIDDMIKWADKNESDFLIIETAGLCHRCAPYTKNCLGVCVIDATSGPNTPLKVGPFLSTADIAVVTKGDMISQAEREIFRERILEVNPSAKIIEANGLSGQGCMELAEEMIESREVSLENEELRHSAPLAVCTLCVGETRVNKKHHRGILRRIDGFQTYEGE, from the coding sequence ATGAGAATGGTAATAGTTGCTGGAACACCAGGATCCGGAAAAACAGCAGTCCTCATGCACACACTGAAGAGCCTCAAGGCGAGGGGATTCAATTCATCGGTGGTTAAAATAGACTGCCTATACACCGATGATGATAAAAAATTTGAGAAGATAGGTGTGCCCACCCTTGTGGGTCTCTCAATGGATATGTGCCCGGACCACTACGCCATCTACAACATAGATGACATGATAAAATGGGCCGATAAGAATGAATCAGACTTCCTCATCATTGAAACAGCAGGGTTATGTCACAGGTGCGCGCCCTACACAAAGAACTGCCTGGGTGTCTGCGTTATAGACGCTACAAGCGGTCCCAACACCCCCCTAAAGGTCGGGCCCTTCCTTTCAACCGCAGACATTGCTGTGGTGACCAAGGGGGATATGATATCCCAGGCAGAGAGGGAAATATTCAGGGAGCGTATACTTGAGGTTAACCCATCGGCAAAGATAATAGAGGCTAATGGCCTCAGCGGACAGGGCTGCATGGAACTTGCAGAGGAAATGATAGAGAGCAGAGAGGTATCCCTTGAAAATGAGGAGCTCCGTCACTCAGCACCCCTTGCAGTCTGCACCCTCTGTGTGGGTGAGACAAGGGTCAATAAGAAGCACCACAGGGGAATACTAAGAAGGATAGACGGCTTCCAGACCTATGAGGGAGAATGA
- a CDS encoding ABC transporter ATP-binding protein — protein sequence MIEKITVIGGYDKYGEKEPVEKVEIRKGEIFGVVGPTGSGKSSLIGDIEQLAQKDTFSKRKILVNDEEPSYEDRTNPRKKMVAQLSQNMNFLADMTVGEFLSLHAKCRGASEKCVDRVIELANTLTGEPIKKEHDLTILSGGQSRALMVADVAIISDSPIVLIDEIENAGIRKHDALKVLAGHGKIVLVVTHDPVLALMTDKRIVMKHGGMQKIVTTTAQEKKISRELNKIDELMLSLREKVRRGELVESIDLTEIING from the coding sequence ATGATAGAGAAAATCACAGTAATCGGCGGTTATGACAAATACGGAGAGAAGGAACCGGTTGAGAAGGTTGAAATAAGAAAAGGTGAAATTTTTGGTGTGGTTGGCCCAACAGGAAGCGGTAAAAGTTCACTTATAGGTGACATTGAACAGCTGGCCCAGAAGGACACATTCTCCAAGAGAAAAATCCTTGTGAACGACGAAGAGCCAAGTTACGAGGACCGTACAAACCCCCGAAAGAAGATGGTGGCCCAGCTCTCCCAGAACATGAACTTTCTGGCGGACATGACTGTGGGAGAGTTTCTCAGCCTTCACGCAAAGTGCAGGGGTGCCAGTGAAAAGTGTGTGGATCGCGTGATAGAACTTGCAAACACCCTCACCGGTGAACCCATCAAAAAGGAGCACGACCTCACAATACTGAGCGGGGGGCAGTCAAGGGCCCTCATGGTTGCAGATGTGGCCATAATAAGTGACTCTCCCATAGTGCTCATAGATGAAATTGAAAACGCCGGTATAAGGAAACATGATGCACTCAAGGTGCTGGCGGGACATGGTAAAATAGTTCTGGTTGTAACCCACGACCCTGTGCTTGCACTCATGACCGACAAGAGGATAGTTATGAAGCATGGTGGTATGCAGAAGATAGTTACAACAACAGCCCAGGAGAAGAAGATATCCCGCGAACTCAACAAGATAGATGAACTCATGCTCAGCCTCCGTGAGAAGGTAAGGAGGGGAGAGCTGGTTGAGAGCATAGACCTCACAGAGATAATAAATGGTTAA
- the comA gene encoding phosphosulfolactate synthase: MNAFDFLTPPRRGKPRKNGITMVLDKGMGIKTARDLMEISSDYVDFIKFGWGTLPLHRRDAVMEKIEMYRSFDVEAYPGGTLFEIAYLNDKIQEYFEEARSLGFETLEISNGTVEIETDEKCELIEKAVNEGFQIISEVGKKDPVRDRLLSPEDRVELVRADLKAGACMVLMEARESGHNIGIYDENGNVKEEEFNHLLNELPQDRIIWEAPQKNQQVYFILKIGPDVNLGNIPPEEITALETIRRGLRGDTLGKVNL; this comes from the coding sequence ATGAACGCCTTTGACTTTCTCACACCTCCAAGGCGTGGGAAACCCAGAAAAAATGGAATAACCATGGTTCTCGATAAGGGAATGGGCATTAAAACAGCCCGTGACCTCATGGAGATTTCATCAGATTACGTTGATTTCATAAAGTTTGGATGGGGAACCCTCCCCCTCCACAGACGTGACGCTGTCATGGAAAAAATAGAGATGTACCGTTCGTTCGATGTGGAGGCCTATCCCGGGGGCACCCTATTTGAGATCGCCTACCTCAACGATAAAATTCAGGAATACTTTGAGGAGGCAAGAAGCCTCGGTTTTGAAACACTGGAAATATCAAATGGAACCGTTGAGATTGAAACCGATGAAAAATGTGAACTTATAGAGAAAGCGGTCAACGAGGGGTTCCAGATCATATCAGAGGTTGGTAAAAAGGACCCTGTAAGGGACAGGCTCCTCAGCCCGGAGGATCGGGTTGAACTTGTCAGGGCCGACCTCAAAGCTGGAGCCTGCATGGTGCTCATGGAGGCCCGGGAGAGCGGCCATAATATAGGTATATACGATGAGAATGGAAACGTAAAGGAGGAAGAATTCAACCACCTCCTCAATGAACTCCCACAGGATAGGATAATATGGGAGGCCCCACAGAAAAACCAGCAGGTGTACTTCATACTGAAAATAGGACCAGACGTTAACCTTGGAAACATACCCCCCGAAGAGATAACAGCCCTTGAAACCATAAGAAGAGGCTTGAGGGGAGATACTCTCGGAAAGGTGAATCTTTAA
- a CDS encoding pyruvate kinase alpha/beta domain-containing protein, producing the protein MMESICYFERPGKENTERVLELVKERADKLGIRDFVVASVSGETALRLSEMVEGNIVSVTHHAGFREKGKLELEPEMREKLIERGVSVYAGSHALSGVGRGISNKFGGVTPVEVMAETLRMVSQGFKVCVEISIMAADAGLIPVDREVIAIGGTAWGADTAMVLTPAHMNSVFDLRIHEIIAVPRP; encoded by the coding sequence GTGATGGAGAGTATATGCTACTTTGAAAGACCGGGTAAGGAGAACACTGAAAGGGTCCTTGAACTTGTTAAGGAAAGGGCAGATAAACTGGGGATCAGGGACTTTGTGGTGGCCTCGGTATCCGGTGAAACAGCACTCAGGTTATCTGAGATGGTTGAGGGAAACATTGTTTCTGTAACACACCACGCCGGTTTCAGGGAAAAGGGCAAACTTGAACTTGAACCCGAGATGAGGGAGAAACTGATTGAAAGGGGCGTCAGTGTATATGCAGGTTCACATGCACTCAGCGGTGTTGGAAGGGGGATATCAAATAAGTTCGGTGGAGTCACACCTGTTGAGGTAATGGCTGAAACCCTCAGGATGGTTTCACAGGGCTTCAAGGTGTGTGTTGAGATATCGATAATGGCAGCCGACGCCGGCCTCATCCCTGTTGACAGGGAGGTCATAGCCATAGGCGGAACGGCATGGGGCGCTGACACGGCCATGGTACTCACACCGGCACATATGAACAGCGTATTTGACCTGAGAATCCATGAGATCATTGCAGTGCCAAGGCCATAA
- the ftsZ gene encoding cell division protein FtsZ — MKFINDAIKESEKREKPSSISMNSEIDQELREIIENSRAKIYVVGTGGAGNNTVTRLSEIGVEGAETIAINTDAQDLFYTVANRKLLIGRNVCGGLGAGGVPEVGEECAEESEDDIRRELEGADMVFVTCGLGGGTGTGSAPVISKLAKKAGALTIAVATMPFSAEGLKRRENAEKGLEKLQSAADTVIVIPNDKLLEVAPNLPLNKAFMVADEILGRAVKGITELITRPGLVSLDFADVRSIMKGSGMAMIGMGEAEAGDRALESVYEALNSPLLDLDISNAKGALINISGSSDLTLQEAERIVEVVAEELDPDANIIWGAQIQDELQNVIRTTIVVAGVRSPYIYGSHGSAEKEFFEEKQREKDSVDESVLEEFIDGVF, encoded by the coding sequence TTGAAATTCATTAACGATGCCATAAAGGAATCTGAGAAAAGGGAAAAGCCATCTTCCATCTCAATGAACTCAGAAATCGACCAGGAACTTCGGGAAATAATCGAAAATAGCAGGGCAAAGATATACGTTGTTGGGACCGGCGGGGCGGGTAACAACACCGTAACAAGGCTCAGTGAAATAGGAGTTGAGGGTGCTGAGACAATAGCCATTAACACAGATGCCCAGGACCTCTTCTACACGGTTGCTAACCGGAAACTTCTCATAGGAAGGAATGTATGCGGGGGTCTTGGTGCAGGTGGTGTCCCTGAAGTTGGAGAGGAATGTGCCGAGGAAAGTGAGGATGATATCCGCAGGGAGCTTGAAGGGGCTGACATGGTCTTTGTGACCTGCGGTCTTGGGGGAGGCACAGGAACCGGATCGGCACCTGTGATATCCAAGCTGGCCAAAAAGGCCGGTGCACTCACAATAGCAGTTGCAACCATGCCCTTCAGTGCAGAGGGCCTTAAAAGAAGGGAGAATGCTGAGAAGGGTCTAGAGAAACTTCAGAGTGCTGCTGATACCGTGATAGTGATCCCCAATGACAAGCTTCTCGAGGTTGCACCCAACCTTCCCCTCAACAAGGCATTCATGGTTGCAGATGAAATCCTTGGAAGGGCTGTCAAGGGTATAACGGAACTCATAACCAGGCCAGGTCTTGTGAGCCTTGACTTTGCTGATGTGAGGAGCATAATGAAGGGCTCAGGAATGGCAATGATTGGAATGGGTGAAGCCGAAGCAGGTGACAGGGCCCTTGAATCAGTTTACGAGGCTCTTAACAGCCCGCTGCTTGATCTGGACATATCCAATGCAAAGGGTGCACTTATAAATATCTCTGGAAGCTCCGACCTGACACTTCAGGAGGCCGAAAGGATAGTTGAGGTTGTTGCCGAGGAACTGGATCCCGATGCAAACATAATATGGGGTGCGCAGATTCAGGATGAACTGCAGAACGTTATAAGAACAACGATTGTTGTTGCTGGTGTGAGGTCACCGTACATATACGGCTCACATGGTTCTGCAGAAAAGGAGTTCTTCGAGGAAAAACAGCGGGAGAAGGACTCTGTGGATGAGTCTGTCCTGGAAGAATTTATAGATGGAGTATTCTGA
- a CDS encoding protein translocase SEC61 complex subunit gamma, translated as MKYRDSVLNFIKQSKRVLKVSKKPTREEYLNVSKVTGIGIILIGVIGFIISIIAQLLGG; from the coding sequence ATGAAATACAGGGATTCTGTTCTCAATTTTATCAAGCAGTCAAAGAGGGTATTGAAGGTATCAAAGAAACCCACAAGGGAAGAATACCTCAACGTATCAAAGGTGACAGGCATCGGTATAATATTGATAGGTGTAATAGGGTTCATAATAAGTATAATTGCCCAGTTACTGGGCGGCTGA
- a CDS encoding transcription elongation factor Spt5: MEDSKNSIYALKTSVGQEKNVARMLARKVRDSGIEINAILVPESLRGYILVESSSKIDMRNPAIRVPHLRGVVEGKTEGEAKIEFEEVKRFLKPEPIISSIKKGSIVELISGPFKGERAKVIRIDESREEVVLELIEAAVPIPVTVKGDQIRIIQKEAD; encoded by the coding sequence ATGGAAGATAGTAAAAATTCCATCTATGCCCTCAAGACCTCTGTGGGTCAGGAGAAGAATGTGGCAAGGATGCTGGCCAGGAAGGTAAGGGATAGTGGTATTGAGATAAACGCGATTCTTGTTCCAGAGTCCCTCAGGGGCTACATCCTTGTTGAGTCCTCGTCAAAAATCGACATGAGAAACCCTGCCATAAGGGTTCCCCACCTCAGGGGTGTTGTTGAGGGAAAAACCGAGGGCGAAGCAAAGATAGAGTTCGAGGAGGTTAAGAGGTTCCTCAAACCTGAGCCCATAATATCATCCATTAAGAAGGGCAGCATCGTTGAGCTGATCTCAGGGCCATTCAAGGGTGAAAGGGCAAAGGTTATCCGTATAGACGAATCCAGAGAGGAAGTTGTACTTGAACTCATAGAGGCTGCAGTGCCAATTCCTGTAACAGTTAAAGGTGATCAGATTAGAATAATACAAAAGGAGGCTGATTAA
- a CDS encoding 50S ribosomal protein L11 encodes MAKETVEILIDGGKATPGPPLGPAIGPLGINMMQVVEEINRKTADFEGMKVPVKIIVDTDTRDFEVEVGTPPTTALIMDELKIEKGSQDPGMDKIADISMEQVLKIARMKFDALLSNDYKQAVKEIMGTCVSMGVTVNGKDPREVQREVDQGVYDDLLTS; translated from the coding sequence ATGGCTAAAGAAACCGTTGAAATTCTTATTGATGGTGGAAAAGCCACTCCAGGACCGCCACTGGGTCCTGCGATTGGTCCGCTTGGAATTAACATGATGCAGGTTGTTGAGGAGATAAACCGCAAGACCGCGGATTTCGAGGGAATGAAGGTCCCGGTTAAGATCATAGTTGATACCGACACAAGGGACTTTGAGGTTGAGGTTGGTACGCCACCAACAACCGCCCTGATCATGGATGAACTCAAGATCGAGAAGGGTTCACAGGACCCTGGTATGGACAAGATAGCAGACATATCCATGGAGCAGGTGCTGAAGATAGCAAGGATGAAGTTCGACGCCCTCCTCTCAAACGACTACAAACAGGCAGTCAAGGAGATCATGGGTACTTGCGTGAGCATGGGTGTAACAGTGAACGGCAAGGACCCCCGGGAGGTTCAGAGGGAAGTTGATCAGGGAGTCTATGACGACCTCCTCACATCATAA
- a CDS encoding 50S ribosomal protein L1 has product MQQEIMEAVKKAKELSRPRNFTQSMDVILNIKDLDVNKPENRFDEEVSLPNGRGKDVKIAVIADGELALQAKNAGADLVITKDELEELGKNRKEAKKLANSYEFFVAQADMMPLVGRFLGPVLGPRKKMPKPVPATVNPEPILKRLRDTVKVRIKDQPVVHTVVGTEDMDDEKLAENIEAVLQTIDRKLEKGRNQLKSMYVKTTMGPVVRVI; this is encoded by the coding sequence ATGCAACAGGAGATTATGGAAGCGGTGAAGAAGGCCAAGGAACTTTCAAGGCCGAGAAACTTCACACAGTCCATGGATGTTATTCTTAACATCAAGGACCTTGACGTCAACAAACCAGAGAACAGGTTTGACGAGGAAGTTTCTCTACCCAACGGTCGCGGTAAGGATGTTAAAATCGCCGTGATAGCCGATGGGGAACTGGCTCTCCAGGCTAAGAACGCTGGAGCCGACCTTGTGATAACCAAGGATGAACTTGAAGAACTTGGCAAAAACCGAAAGGAAGCAAAGAAACTTGCCAACAGCTATGAATTCTTCGTGGCCCAGGCAGATATGATGCCCCTGGTGGGGCGGTTCCTTGGACCGGTTCTTGGACCCAGAAAGAAGATGCCAAAACCGGTGCCAGCAACAGTAAACCCGGAGCCCATACTCAAGAGACTCAGGGACACTGTCAAGGTGAGAATCAAGGACCAGCCTGTGGTTCACACCGTGGTTGGCACAGAGGATATGGATGATGAGAAACTTGCCGAGAACATAGAGGCGGTTCTGCAGACAATTGACCGCAAACTTGAGAAGGGCAGAAACCAGCTTAAGTCCATGTATGTTAAAACAACCATGGGCCCGGTAGTGAGGGTGATTTAA